One segment of Terriglobia bacterium DNA contains the following:
- a CDS encoding FkbM family methyltransferase yields the protein MRAPFDGDLVLDLDPRDNVGLYLWHYPDFFEKEEIAAFCASITTDCVVLDVGANIGLYTMLAAKRGAKVFAIEADPLNAALLRHNVRLNGFEDRVTILEMAATDVEKTVPLYRTLHRMGESNIVRKGVLSGNVQGRPIDSLNLPPLAVCKMDIEGAELMALMGMQHTLERSPGFKLFVEYAELFPNSAALLEYFRANFSTLQIIEEPGMDPHGCIPDYCNFFLMR from the coding sequence ATGAGGGCCCCGTTTGACGGCGATCTGGTTCTTGATCTAGACCCCAGGGACAACGTGGGACTTTATCTTTGGCATTATCCTGATTTTTTTGAGAAAGAAGAGATAGCGGCTTTTTGCGCGTCCATAACAACGGATTGCGTAGTTCTTGATGTCGGCGCCAATATAGGCCTGTACACAATGCTGGCCGCGAAGCGCGGCGCAAAAGTGTTCGCCATAGAGGCCGACCCGCTTAACGCGGCGTTGCTTCGCCATAACGTTAGGCTGAATGGATTCGAAGATAGGGTGACGATCCTGGAGATGGCGGCCACTGATGTTGAGAAAACTGTCCCGCTTTATCGCACCCTGCACAGAATGGGGGAATCAAACATCGTGCGGAAGGGCGTTCTCTCTGGTAACGTTCAAGGCCGGCCCATCGATTCTCTAAATCTTCCGCCGCTCGCAGTTTGCAAGATGGATATCGAAGGAGCGGAGCTAATGGCCCTTATGGGCATGCAGCACACTCTGGAGCGGTCACCCGGGTTTAAGCTGTTTGTCGAATATGCCGAATTATTTCCAAACAGTGCGGCCCTTCTGGAATATTTCCGGGCCAATTTTTCGACTCTGCAGATCATAGAAGAGCCTGGGATGGACCCGCATGGCTGCATCCCAGACTATTGCAATTTTTTCCTGATGCGTTAA